Below is a window of Equus quagga isolate Etosha38 chromosome 1, UCLA_HA_Equagga_1.0, whole genome shotgun sequence DNA.
atcatcagggaaatgcaaatcaaaaccaccatgagggCCAAACCCTGTGGCCTAGTTGTTAAAGTTCCATGCTCCaacttcagtgacctgggttcatgtgtttggatcctgggcacagacatattccactcaccagccacactgtgttggtgtcccacatacaaaaaaatagaggaagattgtcacataTGTTAGattagggttaatcttcctcaagcaaaaaaaaaaaaagaggaagattggcaacagacattagctcagggtaagtcttccttaggaaaagaaaaaaaaaactacaatgagctgtCACCTCAAACCTGTAAGAATGGCTACCATTAAGAAGACAAGAGTtaagttttggcaaggatgtggagcaaagagaacacttgtgcactgtttgtGAGATTGTAAACTGGTTTAGCCACTATGAAGAACagtatggaggtccctcaaaaaattaaaaatagaactagcatactatccagcaattccacttctgggtttgtatccaaaggaaatgaaaacagggtaTCAAAGAGACATATGCTGTCTCTTGTTttttgcaacattattcacaatagccaacatgtggaaacaacctgagcATCCAGCAACaaacgaatggataaagacaatgtggtatatatatatttaaatggaatactattcagtcatgagaaaaaaaggaaattctgccatttgtgacaacatgaatggaccttgaggacattatgctaagtgagacaagttaaacagagaaagacaaataccatatgatttcttttatatgtggaatccaaaagaacaaaattgtaaaagcagaaagtaaaatggtggttaccacagTCTGGGGGCAGAGGAATGggagagatgttgtttaagggtatgtgcaactagtagataaataactCCTGGAGACATAATACATGGTACAATAATTATAGACAGCAAAACTGTATTATAATCATACAATTGAAAAAATGTTCCCACTCCATTGAAGAATCTGGATATGGAGACAAGAAATTGTAAAATAGTGTAATTAATGCAGTGGGAGCACAAATTGCAATTTAGCAGGGATCAGTAATGATATTAcactgaggaaactgagtaaaatttttaagaaagtatAAGATTGTTCTTGGAAAATGTGTTTCTGAGTGACATCTATTTTGCGTGAACAATGTGTTCAAAGGCTCAGGACTGAGAAAAATCAAGCCAAGTTTGGTAAAACATGGGTAGCTCTGAAAAGCTGATGCCTAGGGAATAAGTGGCCATCacagagcaagaaataaacatgtGGGCTCCTGCATCAGactaggttcaaatcccacatCCACCTCTAATTGGTTATATGACCTTGAACAACATATATGAAGTTCTTCTGTGCATCAAGATCTTTGTATATGAAATGCAGTTTGTAACAACACCACAGAAGGTTTTGGgaattaaatatgaaattgtATATAAAGTTCTTCAAAAGCAACTACTCCTAactacttattattattattatatttgagaTTGCAAGTCTATGCAAACGTCACCTAAATTCTCACATAGGGGGAAGCACTACGAAGGCCAAATCTGTTGCCGCTAATGCTGCTGTTGTTGTTACTACTTCATATGCCTTTATCAACAGAGGTGTAAGAAATCACATTGAAATCACTCACAAtatctcccttcctctgctcatGACCCAAGCTGGAAGGCAGATTCTAAGTGGAGCAGGTCTCCATTTCACAATTACTCTGGGTGGCTTCACTCTGAAAGGAGGGCATGTAATTGGTGCAATAGGTGTGGCTTTAAGACTGCAGAAAtgacaagaggaagagaaagtgatCAGGACTCAGTGTATACCCCTGGGCCTGCCCTGATGAGTATCACTAGGATTTATGTGTATTGCACAACAGGCCAGAATCTGTAGAAAGGTAAGAAAGAGGAATGCTTGAAAGGTTTCTTACAAGGGAATGCTTGAATGCAGATCCTGGCTGCGGCAGAAGCCAGAAAACAGGATTCTGCCTAGTATTACACATTCTGGACCATGCTCCCAGACAGTATAGGAAACAAGTCTGGCAAGTCACCCTGTAggacagtgagaatttcactcaGAGATCATAGCTTCTGTTAGAAACACTGGCTGTTGCTAATCCCTGCCCCTGAGGAAGAAGGCTCCACCCACTAACGTTTCTCTGCTCATCCTCAGAAGCCTGTTTCAGACAGGAATAGAGCATTCAATCCTTTATATGTATGCCTCTGTCATACAGATTTTAGATCAGCTTTCTGGCTTTCATCCTGAGACATTGTCCTCAGTCTTCATATGCCAAATTTCTCCTTCATGACCAGATTGTATTCATGTCCCTCAACTCTGTTTTTCATAAGTCTTCAGGTCTGGATTAGACTTTACTCAATTTCCTAGAAAGCTAACTACTTACCCATGACTCTCAGCTTTGCCATACACCCTAAAGTCTGATCTTGGTCACCCCCAGGACCCATTCTGATGGCTCAGTCAATTTCCTGGTCCTGGCCATTCCCAGCAAGTCCAAAACCCAAGCAAGGGGTAGCTCTGATTCCCTACTCTTTGACCCCTTAGCTATAAACTCAGCATCAAAATCCATCCCACACCCCAAACATACATTACCTGTATATCCTGTCCAATAAGGCAATCTGCTTTCCAATTTGACTGCAAGAGTTTCATTTAGATTCATCTGCTAATATGGGAGAGGACCTGACGAAAGTGACTTCTGAGTCTTTTAGCATGGTAAAGTTTATAAAATCCTATTGATGATGAAATGTTTAACTGAATTCCACACAAAAAATTTATACTGCCATAGGGCAGTTCCTTTTTTCAAAGGGCCtcaaattcttttgttttctttgtttctaatatCATGTCTCAGTCACAGGTAGTATTGTTTGCGTTTAACCCGTCCGCAGAGCAGGTATGTTCAGGCTGCTGGTTGGTTTGCTTTCTTGCCCTTGGCAGCCCAATGCATGGTGAAGACAACGACTTTTATATTCTGTAGTCACAATCTGAAGTCAGATTTAGCTTTCAAGAACTGTTTTCAACATTGAATTTTACAAGGACCAATAGGTATCTCTTAGGTGTGGGCTCTGAAAGGTCTGGATGATACAATGACCTATAATCATTAATTCTAAACTCTTCTGAGCCTAGTGAGAGTTGAAAGTAGAAAGAGTGGCCAAAGGGATATTTGCCTCCTTCCCAAGCAGGAAGGGGATAATTCTCAACTGATACTCTAAGGGCTATATCTTCTCTCTGGTACTTCTCAGGTGAAATCACCTGCAGATAAATTTGCTGTGTAAAGTGATTTgttgagcaaataagtaaaagacaaaaaaaattagcTAGCACAGTTTTTTGCATAACTATTTAAATCCATCAGGTTTATGGATCCATTTAGAGTCCTACACAAGGCCCTGTAATAGTTTGATATTCCCAGATTTGGGAGTATTTAAGGAAGTACGTGTTTAAATGTTATTATAGACTTAAGTATGACTACGCTGCTACAAAATTCAaagtttgcatttatttatttacaatgaGCCGTTAGGTTTTCATTCAAACTAGACTGTTCTGGCATAATATTTTCCCTACTGTTAGTTatcaaataaataagcaaagaaaacacaattCAAGGACGTTTTAGAACAATTGAGCTTACTTTTTTAGAATATTTGCTCTCTTGTTTGTCTATATGGATttcaaagtgttttgtttttaattatttttacagttacaacattcattcacatatttatCTAAAAATTTATGCATATACGAATAAGCATATTTAAGAGTTCCATGGAAGCATCATGGTAAGAAACAATAGAGTATTTGAGTCTGTCTTCTGTCCAAATATGCAAATACTTTCTGCTGCATCTTTAGGTCCTTTGGCCCATATCCAAGGACCACTCAGCTGAAGTTCACGATTCTTCTGTTACGTAGCTGAAGTCTATTACTGTTTTTAGTCAACTGTCCAGAAACTTTATTTAAGTGTGAATTTGCAGCTTCCATTGACTTTTCCTAAAGTCAATTACTACTAAGGACCGAAGacacaaatattttacttaataagaAGACCAAAGTGATTATTTGGTGAGTACTGGGAACAATGAATTAACACtttcatgaaaacattttctaaattgagATAGTTATTTAACCCATGTTTTTCCTCTATTTGGACTAAGTTAACACCTTTAAAGTACTTCTGTGCTCATTTTTTATGCACTGCCTATATATCTTGTAACATCTGACATTATGTGGAGCCTAGAAGTTTTTCTTAATGTCTACTTGCTCATATGTGGCTAGTATCATATTATCCTGATTCTCCATTACCCTTTAGCTTTACTTTTCCATGAGGAACATGGCAAATATTTCCCCAGGGTCCTTCTCATAGCTGCCTTCACCTGCTTGTTCTTCAGACTGTAGATGAGAGGATTCACCATGGGAGTGACCACACTGTACTGCACAGAGAAGATCAATTCCAGGGAGGATGCTGAGGTGGGCATGAGATAGCGGAGAAACCCTGAGCCATAGAAGAAGCTCACCgcagtgaggtgggaggagcaggtggagaaggccttgcTTCTGCCTGAGGTGGAGCTGATACTCAGGATGGTGGAGACAATGCGGGCATAGGATGAAATGATTGGGAGGAGGGTCCCAAGCCCATGCAGCAGGGTGGAGCAGAGCAGGACTAGGAGGTTAGTGGAGACATCAGAGCAAGACAGAGGGAAGAGCGAGGGTATCTCACAGCTGTAGTGGCTGATGGTATGGTTCTCACAGAAGTCCAGGTTAGAAGCTGGGAGGATATTGATAAGGGCATTCAAAAATCCCAAGCTCCATGAACCCCACACAAGCTGTAAACATAGCTGTTTTCTCACCATCTGTCCATAGAGCAGAGGGTGGCAGATGGCagcatagcggtcataggccatcactgAGAGCAGAAAGCCCTCAGTCCCTGCAGTGATAAATATAGAGAAGCCTTGTGCCAGGCAGCCCCTTACTGAGATGGCTTTTATCTCAGATAGGAGGTCCTTCAACATTTTGGGCACAGTGACTGAAGATAAACAAAGATCCAGGAAAGAGAGGTGActcaggaagaagtacatgggtacATGGAGGTGGGAATCAGCCCTGATCACCAGCATCATCGTCAGGTTCCCCATTATGGTCAGGAGGTAAATATCCAGGAACAGCACAAAGAGCACAGACTGGATGTGTGGGTCGGTAGTCAGCCCGAGGAGGAGGAATTGAGTGATGGTGCTGTGGTTCCCCAAGGCCATTTACGTAGGTTATTCCCTAGGAGTAATATAAAAAGTCATGGCAGCAAAGTTCTACTATCCTCTATTGATTTTCTCATTGAACCGGTTCTCTTTTtctatcactattattattatggaTAATAATACTGAACTGtatactgagaaagaaaaagatgaagaagtaaCTGGCTTCACATTCTGGGTTCATGTCCCTGTCTGCCAGTCTAAGTGAAGAATTGAGCCAAAAGGGTAATAGAGGCAGATGGTAGGGCACAGAGATTGGGGTGGGGGTAGAGTGACAACAGAGGAGAGACTTGCAGCCCAAGATAGGGTGTTCTAAATGCATCCTGGAATTCTTACTTAACTAGTGCCCCCTTGCACTTAATGGCAATAAATGACGTAATTGTGAAATTTGGAATCATGTAATCGGAAGCAATGTGAAaacaatttgtaattttatagGTGAATAATAAATACTGTAGGAGACTTAAAACAGTGAGTATCTGGTGTATGAAATGGACCACCAGAAGGTACCCGGGCTTGAACAGGTATACTTCACAGACAGAGGATTAAAGTCAAACTCAGTGCAAAACACTCTTATCCTACTCTTTTCCTTGCCCAGTAATGGAATTTCAGGTGCTGAAGTGGGATGAGGAGTAGAAGAGTGGAGAACCCTCCTGCCCACTGAAGTTCCCCAGAGGCACAGGTCAAGCCtatgctggggagaggggaacagGTGCAGTGTACATTGAGTTTggtattaaaatatttgactGCACAGACTTTCAATAATTGAAAGTGATTGGGAAATTGTGAAATAATCCCAAGAATCATTAAGGGATGGAAAAGGATTATTGGGTACAGCAAGGgggaaagaagaaattggaaaaaaataaaaaaataaagttttgagtCAAGACTTGTTTGACAAACCAGTCACATaactaaatatatgtatatatctcacaCGCTCTCTCTACACTCATACACCATGCTTGTTTTGAAAACACGTGGTGTTATTTTACAtcattatcttttatgttatttttaatcatatgcgtgtattattttgaaagttaaagtGCAACTTTCATGAAAAAATTcgttattgttaatattattatttcttgagATTGGAAGTCTAAGCAAAAGTCACCTAAATTCTCACAGGAAGTTCTCACAGGTAAATTTCTCACAGGAAGTTCTAATTCCTTAATTAATAACTCTTTAGCCGTAAACTCAGCCTCAAAATTCTTCCCATACCCCAACACACGTTACCTGTGTATCTTGTCCGATAAAGACAGATCTCTGCTCTCCAGCTTTGCTGCGGGACTTTTATTTAGATTCATCTACTAAGTGGAGGATGAACTAGGTGGAGGCTTCTAAGTCTTGCATCATGGTAGAGCTTATAAAATCTATTAATGCTGAAATGTTTTACTGAATTCTACACTAATAAAGTTAAATAGCCACAGGGCAGTTCTTTTTTTCAAAAGGTCTCACATACTCTGGTTTTCTGCTTCCGATATCATGCCTCAGCCACACATAGCATTGGTTGGTTTACCCAGTCTGCAGAGCAGCTCTGTTTAGGCAACTGATTGGTTTGATTCCTTACTTGACAATAGCTTTTATGTTCTATAGTCACAACTTGAAATCGGACGTAGAGAGTCACACGCATTCTCTCACGTGTGTGATCTTCGCAACATCGGGATGATGCAATGACCTATAGTCATTAATTAAACTGAGTCTAGTGAGAGTTGAAAGTAGACAGAGTAGCCAAAGGGGTATTTGCCTGGCTCCCCAAGCAGGCAGGAATAGTTTTCAGTTTGTGCTGTAAGGGCTGCGTCTTCTCTGTGGGACTTAGGTGAAAACACCTCCAGTTAAATTGGGTGtaaaaaagtgattttttgatcaaagaagtacaaagaaaaagTAGGTTAACTAGCACAGTCTTTTCCTGAACCATCTATTCAAATCTATTTGCTTTGATGGATCCAGTTAGATTCCTACGCAGGGCCCTGTTATAATGTGTGCTCTCTCAGCCTTTGGATATGTTTAGGGAAGTGTTTGTTTAATAAGTTTATTATAGTCTTATATAGGAACAGACTTTTATGactaaaaatttctatttatttattaaaatgagctATAAGGTTTTCAGTCAAACTCAACTGTTCTGGGTAACATTTTTTCCTCCACTGTCACTTGCcaattaaaaaagtaagaaatggtAATACAATTAAAGGATATTTGGAATAGTCAAGTCcacttttctagatattttctttcttttttaactataTGGAAtgctgaagtattttatttttatttatttttctggttataatattaatatattcttgTACCTAAGGGTttatacatgcatgtgtgtgtatatttaaggGTTCCAAGCAAGTTTGATATAACTATTTGCCCCATATGCAAATTATATGAATCCACCTTTGattatatgtgtacatgtgtgtgtccAAGTGAAAAGATATATATTGAAAGAGTTATGGTAGCTTTGGTATAGTGTACCATGATGAATGATATTTATTATGCATTTCTTGGCAgttatttcctgaaaaaaaaggttaattgagcttcactaaaattaaaattatgaatttctCTTAATTGAATAAcaacattaagaaagtgaaaataaaccaCCGATTGAGAGAAGATAAATACAGTATATGCATATGATAAGGAgatatatgtagaatataaaaagatctcctggggctggccccatggagtagtggttaagtttggtgtgctccacttcggcggcccaggtttgcaggtttggatcccagacgtggacctacactacCCTGTCAGCCCTTTTTGTGGTGGCaagccacatataaagtggaggaagattcacacagatgtgagctcagggctaatcttcctcaagcaaaaaaacaggaagactggcaacagatgttagctcagggctgatcttccttagcaaaaaaaaaaaaaaaaaatctacttcatataaataataaaatgtcaaatagCCAATTTAAAATTAGGCAAAAAAGTTAAACTGTCCTTTCTCAAAAGAGGATTTCAAAATactcaataagaaaattaatatatggTGAACATTATTAAGGGGGTGCAATTTATATCACAATGAGATAACGCTATACAAAACCCATAATCTATCATTtccccatttaaaaattataattatttaaactgcacacacatattttatactcttttataatgaaaatatttaacaataataaaaacaaaaatacttaaattataatatttcaacaataaaaaataaaaatatatagaacattatAGTTAAAACATCAACATGAACTGGTCCCTTTAAAAGATTCCCCCTCAAGAACCTGTCCTGCTTCTGTTGTCATCCACCTTGCAGGAATATACTGCACATATGATAGGTAGAGTGATGTTCCCAGTATATCAGTGCTCAAACACAATCATACATTCACCCTTCCTATAAATAGCACTCAGGTATGTGCTGGATTTACTGTCAGTTATTTGCATTTGATAGACCAGCTGATAAGTAACAGGATTGTCCAAGTATCTGAGAATCAATGGAATCCTTAACCTGGTCAGGAAGTATGGTCAACAGTGGGGAGCATTAAAGCCAAAAGGAGTAGCCCCAGCATCTTACAAAGTGCTGTTGAGACTTGGCAACTATAGGGCTGCCTTTATGCTATTATATTATCTCCCTCTTTTATATTATGGTATTAtattatcttcctcttttatattaTGNNNNNNNNNNCCTCTTTTATATTATGGTATTAtattatcttcctcttttatattaTGCTATTGTattatctttcctctttctcttgtaGGCTATTTGCCTGAGTCTTTATAATCTTTCTCTCAATCACTGTCCTTCACGTGACATCAGAACACTGATTCTACCCAACACTCATGTGGATTGATATCAATAAGTCAGCTGGATCCCAGGCTCTCTTTCATTCTAAGGAAGCATGGCCCCTGGAATTGTAGCTTGTGTCCCAACCTATGTCCAAGAATGCAAGACAGAAATATTCCATTATTCATGGAGGTTGCATTCTGTCTTTCACTGAGATTTACAATGCTCActgagttttctgtttgttttgtttgatttttgagaGCAATGGAGAATGGACTTCACTTTGGGGGCATGAATGACAAGGAGAGTAAGAAAAGCCATGATCATGACCAATTGGAATGAGGTGAGTTTGTTAAAGAAGCTTCAGAAAGGTTAACTTAGCATTACATCCTGGAATTCTTACTTACCTTgtgccttttttcacttaatgacaATTAATCAGATAACTGTGAAATTTGGAATCATGTAATCACAAGCAACATGAAAgcaaatttgtaattttataggTAGATAAGAAATACTGTAGGAGACTTAAAACAATGGGCTTACAACCAGAAAAGCATAACAGTCTTAAACACTCATTGATTACCTGAGAGCTGAAAGGCGACAGCCAAAGTCCACTCAGGACCACCATAAATGAGACCAGAACTGAATTTTTAGTCTAGGGTAAATAACCTTCACTCCACAAGACAAAGCACTCGGACCCCGGTACAGAGGAGATCAGGGTCATACAAAGGGAATTGAGAAGAGGAAACTTTCCttagcagagaaagaagagagaaaattgaagttTCTCGAGTGGCAGAGTCTTCTTGTGTTTCTCTCACTGGAGGACAGGCCAACCACAGATGCAGACAACAGATGTGCCctcttagtgtgtgtgtgtgtatatgtgtgtctgtgtgtgtttgtaataagcagatatttatatcaataaatggaatcctttgaaatttatttcagatTTCTCTTAAGACACGAGTTAAGGGCATGGGTTCTATATTCAGATAGACTTGGATTTAAATTCCACTTCCATTATTGATTTTGTGTCCATGGGCAAGTTTATTTAACCCAACTTAACCTCATTTTTGCCATCCACTTGCAAAGGATGTCTATACTTACCTTATATATTGTTGTCTGCAATAAGGAGATAGTGAAATAATGTATTTCATCCAGACCTGGAACAACCTAAGAGTCCCAACAATGGCTGACATGATTATTCACCTATCCACAAAAACATTATGTTTTAATCTTAGGATAACTGGGTAAGCTCAAAGATAAAACACATAATTTGTacacataaaaatttaacaattatgttaaatataaaaaacaacatTCTTAGAGGGaatttcatagcaataaatgcctacattaagaaacaagaaagatctcaaataaacaatctaactttacatctcaagaaactagaaaaagaggaacaaaagatTCCTAaagagtagaaggaaggaaataaagatcagagaagaaataagtgaaatggagactaaaaagacGATAGAAGAGATCAAGGAAACCAAGAgctatatttttgtaaatataaactaGATTCttctttagccagactcaccaagaagaaaggggagtaaaataaataaaatcagatatgaaaGAGGAGACGTTACAACTGATACCTCCAAAATATGAAGAACCACAAGAGACTACTATAACAAttacacaacaacaaaatggacaacctagaagaaatgaataagttCCTACAAAAATATAACctgccaagactgaatcatgaagaaatagaaaatctgcaCAGACctattactagtaaggagattgaatgaataattgaaaa
It encodes the following:
- the LOC124228470 gene encoding olfactory receptor 8S1-like — protein: MALGNHSTITQFLLLGLTTDPHIQSVLFVLFLDIYLLTIMGNLTMMLVIRADSHLHVPMYFFLSHLSFLDLCLSSVTVPKMLKDLLSEIKAISVRGCLAQGFSIFITAGTEGFLLSVMAYDRYAAICHPLLYGQMVRKQLCLQLVWGSWSLGFLNALINILPASNLDFCENHTISHYSCEIPSLFPLSCSDVSTNLLVLLCSTLLHGLGTLLPIISSYARIVSTILSISSTSGRSKAFSTCSSHLTAVSFFYGSGFLRYLMPTSASSLELIFSVQYSVVTPMVNPLIYSLKNKQVKAAMRRTLGKYLPCSSWKSKAKG